The DNA region AAAGACTTGATAGAATCTTTAGCAAAGATATGCAAAGTTTTGGTGGTTACTTATAATAATACTTATAGTGCAAATGCTAGAAGTAACGCAAGGCTAAGTGATAGGGAGATTATGGATATTTTAGAATCTAGGGGCAAAACGCAGATATTTGAATATGATTTTAAGCCCTTTACGAGTGGAAAGGGTAAGTTAGTTAATCACAAAGAGAGAATTTTTATATGTCTTACACAACGCTAAAGAAGCGATTTATCGCTAGTCCGCTTAATTATGTTGGCGGTAAATATAAGCTTTTGACACAACTATTCCCACTTTTTCCTAAAGATATAAACATTGCTTTAGATTTATTTTGCGGTGGGGCAAATGTGGGCATAAATATGAGTGCTAGAGAAATTATCCTTAATGATTCTTTGAGTGAATTAACAAAACTTTATCAAAATTTACAGCAAAAAAACCCACAAATAATTTTTAATACAATTTACAATATTATTGATGAATTTAAACTCTCAAATACCGCAAAATATGGCTATGGATTCTATCAATGTGATAGTGCTAAAGGTTTATCAAGCTATAATAAAGAGCATTTTTTAGCCCTAAGAAACCGCTATAACAAAACAAAAAATCCCTTTTACCTATTTGTCTTAATCGTTTTTGCCTTTAATAATCAAATTAGATTTAATGCTAAGAGAGAATTTAATCTGCCTTGCGGAAAAAGGGATTTTAATCACAATATGCA from Campylobacter upsaliensis includes:
- a CDS encoding DNA adenine methylase; this translates as MSYTTLKKRFIASPLNYVGGKYKLLTQLFPLFPKDINIALDLFCGGANVGINMSAREIILNDSLSELTKLYQNLQQKNPQIIFNTIYNIIDEFKLSNTAKYGYGFYQCDSAKGLSSYNKEHFLALRNRYNKTKNPFYLFVLIVFAFNNQIRFNAKREFNLPCGKRDFNHNMQDKLRCFIAKLQDENIKILNKDFRDFPLEMLDSKSFVYIDPPYFLATAPYNENKAWGKQDELDLLEFLRILDSKNIRFALSNVIFHKDREHHILKEWLEKHQKFKVHYLDFHYKNCNYQTKNAESNEVLVTNY